In the Caenorhabditis elegans chromosome X genome, one interval contains:
- the M02E1.4 gene encoding uncharacterized protein (Partially confirmed by transcript evidence), with product MVYWKTVSDICLVTLTFAVLANYLIQRTEYFESYIDYKMSKCLTNDAKIEQLEKWDANNKYEAAPLRSQASWNLYWFMYRERTYQKFQHIFHCDYVPPHLRYKKIVLTEGGKYLTFS from the exons ATGGTTTACTGGAAGACAGTATCTGACATTTGCCTTGTTACTCTCACTTTTGCTGTTTTAGCAAACTACTT GATTCAACGAACTGAGTATTTCGAGTCATATATTGATTATAAAATGAGTAAATGTTTGACGAATGATGCAAAAATA GAACAACTGGAAAAATGGGATGCTAACAATAAATATGAAGCTGCACCTCTGAGAAGTCAAGCATCATGGAATTTATATTGGTTCATGTACCGTGAACGaacatatcaaaaatttcagcacatTTTCCATTGTGATTATGTGCCTCCACATTTgagatataaaaaaatagtgctGACAGAAGGTGGAAAATATTTGAccttttcttaa